A stretch of Meiothermus sp. QL-1 DNA encodes these proteins:
- a CDS encoding carbohydrate ABC transporter permease: protein MARKRVSFGGLLLRLGGYGLLGLGGLLTIAPFYFMFVFATHQRSEIFGFPPPLWFGEHFWSNYQILLEKIPFWRAYWNNLYLALMVTVTGLFFSSLAGFGFAMYEFRWREQLFAVVLATLLVPAILNLIPFYLLIYQIGWINTPKALWVPAMASAVGIFMMRQYILSAVPKELVDAARIDGCSEFQVYWRIVLPLIRPALGTLGLITFIGSWNRFADVNVIMRTQETKTLPVVLRTLQGATDVEWGAIMAGTALLVAPLLIVFALAARQLMEGLTSGALKN, encoded by the coding sequence ATGGCGCGCAAGAGGGTTTCTTTTGGGGGCCTTCTCCTGCGTCTGGGGGGGTATGGGCTTTTGGGGCTGGGCGGGCTGTTGACGATAGCGCCCTTCTACTTCATGTTCGTCTTCGCCACCCACCAGCGCTCGGAGATTTTTGGCTTTCCCCCGCCCCTGTGGTTTGGCGAGCACTTCTGGAGCAACTACCAGATTTTGCTGGAGAAGATTCCTTTTTGGCGGGCCTACTGGAACAATCTGTACCTGGCTCTTATGGTCACTGTGACCGGGTTGTTTTTTAGCAGCCTGGCCGGTTTTGGCTTTGCCATGTACGAGTTCCGCTGGCGTGAGCAGCTTTTTGCCGTGGTACTGGCCACTCTTCTGGTGCCGGCAATTCTGAACCTAATTCCCTTTTACTTGCTCATCTATCAGATTGGCTGGATCAACACCCCCAAGGCGCTTTGGGTTCCGGCCATGGCCAGTGCGGTGGGGATTTTCATGATGCGTCAGTACATTCTCTCAGCAGTGCCCAAGGAGCTGGTGGACGCTGCACGAATAGATGGGTGCAGTGAGTTTCAGGTCTACTGGCGCATTGTGCTGCCGCTCATTCGGCCGGCTTTGGGTACGTTGGGCTTAATCACCTTTATCGGCTCGTGGAACCGCTTTGCTGATGTGAACGTGATTATGCGCACCCAGGAGACCAAGACCCTGCCGGTGGTGCTGCGCACCCTGCAAGGGGCTACCGATGTGGAATGGGGAGCCATCATGGCCGGTACTGCGCTCTTGGTGGCTCCGTTGCTGATTGTTTTTGCCTTGGCGGCAAGGCAACTCATGGAAGGGCTGACCTCGGGCGCGCTCAAGAACTGA
- a CDS encoding carbohydrate ABC transporter permease, translated as MRKTLDNLPSRSSPLSLSMRWSNFQRRYAPYIFVSPFFILFLVFGLYPSLFSLYMSFQSWTPSDGWGRWKYVGLDNYTFTLTDPMFWRSMWNTIWLGVVSGVPQHLIAIPLAFVIHMMLGRFKTFVTAVYFLPYITSSVAIALIFNTLFATHNGVINLVIAHLNTWPLLGALLPDQNINWFTSANVKYAIALVVIWQFTGWNVLLYLSALQAIPKDLYEAAAVDGASRVQQFRYITLPLLRPMMFFAVSLTIIGNMQLFEQPFVLLNGGASTATPGGQTVTMYMYRTAFEWLEMGTAASIAWILFIFIGILTYLNNLIFGRAARGVD; from the coding sequence GTGCGGAAGACCCTGGACAATCTTCCCTCGAGGTCCAGTCCCCTGAGCCTCTCTATGCGCTGGAGCAACTTCCAGCGGCGTTACGCGCCCTATATCTTTGTAAGCCCCTTTTTTATTCTCTTCCTGGTATTTGGCTTGTATCCCAGTCTTTTCTCCTTGTACATGTCCTTTCAGTCCTGGACGCCCAGCGATGGCTGGGGGCGTTGGAAGTACGTGGGGCTCGATAACTACACCTTTACCCTCACTGACCCCATGTTCTGGCGCAGCATGTGGAACACGATCTGGCTGGGGGTGGTCTCAGGAGTTCCCCAGCATCTCATTGCCATTCCACTGGCTTTTGTGATTCACATGATGTTGGGTCGTTTCAAGACCTTCGTTACCGCGGTCTACTTCCTGCCCTACATCACCTCTTCGGTGGCGATTGCCCTTATCTTCAATACCCTCTTCGCCACCCACAACGGGGTCATTAACCTGGTCATCGCCCACCTTAACACCTGGCCCCTGTTGGGGGCCCTTCTGCCCGATCAGAACATCAACTGGTTCACCAGTGCCAACGTAAAATATGCGATTGCCCTGGTGGTGATCTGGCAGTTTACCGGTTGGAATGTCCTGCTCTACCTCTCGGCCCTCCAGGCCATCCCCAAAGACCTCTACGAGGCCGCCGCGGTGGACGGAGCCAGCCGGGTGCAGCAGTTTCGCTACATCACCCTGCCCCTTCTGCGCCCCATGATGTTCTTCGCTGTGAGCCTTACCATCATTGGCAACATGCAGCTTTTTGAGCAGCCCTTCGTGCTGCTGAACGGGGGGGCCAGCACCGCCACGCCCGGCGGCCAGACCGTCACCATGTACATGTACCGCACTGCCTTCGAGTGGCTCGAAATGGGCACGGCTGCTTCCATTGCTTGGATTCTGTTCATCTTTATCGGCATCCTGACCTACCTCAACAACCTGATCTTTGGCCGCGCGGCCCGGGGGGTGGACTAG
- a CDS encoding ABC transporter substrate-binding protein codes for MKQALFLAFLMLFSLGLTQRTTLTVAVFPNLDDALKAQLALFNKKYPNVEVKLVIQQYADHHNALTTALATGQGLPDVAAIEIGFVGRFAEGQGFEDLNKPPYNAGQYKRLFTPYTIAQATSFDGRFIAMPVDIGPGTFFYRVDILQKAGVDPRNMLTWPGYIAAGRRIKATTGAFLIADAADVAWINIFATTPANTSPYFDEKGNVIVDTPRFVRAFELAKNIRAAGLDARIGAWTNEWYDAFKKGTVATQFSGAWLQGHLQNWMAPETKGLWRVQHLPEGMYASWGGSFYGIPTASRNKALAWELIKYITTTNEAQIAAFRAIGAFPALLSAQNDPAFSEPVEFLGGQQARLLWRDAARRVRPLKANKYDRVAYEIVGTALSQVLDEGKDIPAALAEAKRLIERRMR; via the coding sequence ATGAAGCAAGCCCTGTTTTTAGCCTTTTTGATGCTCTTTAGTCTAGGTTTGACTCAGAGGACCACCCTTACAGTAGCGGTTTTCCCCAATCTGGACGATGCGCTCAAGGCTCAGCTCGCTCTTTTCAACAAGAAGTACCCCAACGTTGAGGTCAAACTGGTCATTCAGCAGTACGCCGACCACCACAATGCCCTGACCACTGCCTTAGCTACTGGCCAGGGCCTGCCCGATGTAGCAGCCATTGAGATTGGCTTTGTGGGTCGCTTTGCTGAGGGGCAGGGTTTTGAGGACCTGAACAAGCCCCCTTACAATGCGGGCCAGTACAAGCGGCTCTTCACCCCCTACACTATTGCTCAAGCAACCTCTTTCGACGGGCGTTTTATCGCCATGCCGGTGGATATTGGGCCCGGCACCTTCTTCTACCGGGTGGACATACTGCAAAAAGCAGGGGTGGACCCGAGAAACATGCTCACCTGGCCGGGCTACATCGCGGCGGGGCGCAGGATCAAGGCCACCACCGGTGCTTTCCTGATAGCTGATGCTGCTGATGTGGCCTGGATCAATATTTTTGCCACCACGCCGGCCAATACCAGCCCTTACTTCGATGAAAAGGGGAATGTGATAGTGGATACCCCTCGCTTCGTGCGGGCCTTTGAACTGGCCAAAAACATCCGTGCGGCCGGCCTGGATGCTCGTATTGGGGCTTGGACCAACGAGTGGTACGATGCCTTCAAGAAGGGCACTGTGGCCACCCAGTTCTCCGGGGCCTGGTTGCAGGGCCACCTGCAAAACTGGATGGCGCCCGAAACCAAGGGTCTGTGGCGGGTGCAGCACCTTCCCGAAGGGATGTACGCTTCCTGGGGGGGCAGCTTCTACGGTATCCCTACCGCTTCCAGGAACAAGGCCCTGGCCTGGGAGTTAATCAAGTACATCACCACCACCAATGAGGCCCAGATTGCGGCCTTTAGAGCTATTGGGGCTTTCCCTGCCCTGCTTTCAGCCCAGAACGATCCCGCCTTTAGCGAGCCGGTGGAGTTTTTGGGTGGGCAGCAGGCCCGGCTGCTCTGGCGCGATGCAGCCCGTCGGGTCAGGCCCCTCAAGGCCAACAAGTACGACCGGGTGGCCTACGAGATTGTTGGTACAGCGCTTTCACAGGTGCTCGATGAAGGCAAGGACATTCCGGCAGCCCTAGCCGAGGCCAAGCGGCTCATTGAGCGCCGCATGCGCTAG
- a CDS encoding LacI family DNA-binding transcriptional regulator, with translation MRENVTLSDVAREAGVSPSTVSRVINGTARVDARKREAVLQAIKRLGYRPNLMAKGLAQGCSLTVGVVTQEISSPYYGEMLKGVEQALEGTPYHPIFASGHWRADQEEAALRVLVSRQVDALIVMDGSVPEERLLELVKRMPVVVVGRSIPGLPCLGIDNAQGAYEGTRHLIELGHRRIAHIAGPKSHPDAIERLRGYQRALEDAGIPFDSALVVEGDYLEPSGLLAVEALLARGALFTAIFAANDQMAYGASVALYRRGIRVPHDISLVGFDDLPSSRFFTPPLTTVRQPGAEMGWEAARLVLALLEGHSYTPKPLAARLVVRESTALLHSPGARARF, from the coding sequence TTGCGCGAGAACGTTACCCTTAGCGATGTAGCTCGAGAAGCGGGTGTTTCCCCCAGCACGGTCTCCCGCGTTATCAACGGCACTGCCCGCGTGGACGCGCGCAAGCGTGAAGCAGTTTTGCAGGCCATTAAGCGGCTGGGCTACCGCCCCAACCTCATGGCCAAAGGGCTGGCGCAGGGGTGCTCTCTTACCGTCGGGGTGGTTACACAGGAGATCAGCAGCCCCTACTATGGCGAGATGCTCAAGGGGGTGGAGCAGGCCCTGGAGGGCACGCCCTACCACCCCATCTTTGCCAGTGGGCACTGGCGGGCCGACCAGGAGGAGGCTGCTCTGAGGGTGCTGGTAAGCCGGCAGGTGGACGCCCTCATTGTGATGGATGGCAGCGTTCCGGAAGAGCGGCTTTTGGAGCTGGTCAAGCGCATGCCGGTGGTGGTGGTGGGGCGCAGCATTCCAGGCCTTCCCTGCTTGGGAATCGACAACGCCCAGGGGGCCTACGAGGGCACCCGGCATCTCATCGAGCTGGGTCATCGACGGATTGCCCATATCGCTGGCCCCAAGTCCCATCCCGATGCCATCGAGCGCCTACGGGGCTACCAGAGAGCACTGGAGGATGCAGGCATTCCCTTTGATTCGGCGCTGGTGGTGGAGGGAGACTACCTCGAGCCCTCTGGTCTGCTGGCGGTGGAGGCTTTGCTGGCCCGGGGGGCGCTTTTTACCGCCATCTTCGCGGCCAACGACCAGATGGCCTACGGGGCCAGCGTGGCGCTCTATCGCCGGGGTATCCGGGTACCGCACGACATCTCCTTGGTGGGCTTCGACGACCTTCCCAGCTCGCGCTTTTTTACCCCTCCCCTTACCACAGTGCGCCAACCGGGAGCGGAGATGGGCTGGGAGGCGGCCCGGCTGGTGCTGGCTTTGCTCGAGGGGCACAGTTACACGCCAAAGCCCCTTGCGGCCCGCCTGGTGGTGCGGGAATCTACAGCTTTGCTGCATTCACCGGGGGCCCGCGCGCGGTTTTAG
- a CDS encoding glucodextranase DOMON-like domain-containing protein, with translation MIPLFFSDPVGDDHGLGYAYPTVPLFAESGFADLTGFEAVAREGRLVLRVRLQRYPNPLGAPHGFSLAVVAIYIHTGPGGSEELPGAGFKTPPGEGWNQAYLITGWKAQERRPDGSSTEIPLKKVGEWLELTSALPLGDYGYYVAAGLYDPFTPWHFRPVRPGGGPWVLGGPAEAPAAVDVLALDQARAYKTGVLPPIRATANRAPWALLSAALGILFVLLAFRFPRR, from the coding sequence GTGATTCCGCTCTTTTTCTCCGACCCCGTGGGCGACGACCACGGCCTGGGTTATGCCTATCCCACCGTTCCCCTCTTCGCCGAAAGCGGCTTCGCCGACCTCACCGGGTTCGAAGCGGTGGCGCGGGAGGGCCGCTTGGTGTTGCGGGTGCGCCTTCAGCGCTATCCCAACCCCCTTGGGGCCCCCCACGGCTTCTCGCTGGCGGTTGTGGCCATCTACATCCACACCGGGCCCGGAGGCTCAGAGGAGCTACCAGGGGCAGGCTTCAAGACCCCTCCGGGGGAGGGCTGGAACCAGGCCTACCTCATCACCGGTTGGAAAGCCCAAGAAAGAAGGCCAGACGGCAGCAGCACAGAAATTCCTCTGAAGAAGGTGGGGGAGTGGCTCGAGCTCACCTCCGCCCTACCCCTAGGCGACTATGGCTACTACGTGGCAGCCGGCCTCTACGACCCCTTCACCCCATGGCACTTCCGCCCAGTACGCCCAGGCGGCGGCCCCTGGGTGCTGGGAGGACCGGCCGAGGCACCAGCAGCGGTAGACGTTTTGGCTCTCGACCAAGCCCGGGCCTACAAGACCGGTGTGCTGCCTCCGATTCGGGCCACAGCAAACCGTGCCCCCTGGGCTCTACTAAGCGCCGCTCTGGGGATACTTTTCGTCCTCCTCGCCTTTCGCTTTCCTCGCCGCTAG
- the yvcK gene encoding uridine diphosphate-N-acetylglucosamine-binding protein YvcK, with protein MTEKSKPNGLRTLAQGLWAHPADDRFLSALRWLLPGMRVKRYALVALLGLLGMFVGVVHLSWHTTLIPWFLQLVRWTGYLNLPLWLSGGAWLLAGLVLFLLGLRWMNRSMLSAITDPGSVSKQVYIRRRLEAGPRIVALGGGTGLSRVLLGLKQETANLTAIVAVTDDGGSTGRLRVSFGIPAVGDLVDCLAALSDAEGLPKLMQYRFQRGEELKGHTFGNLMLVSLSELNQDFAQAMRQANQVLRLRGAVWPATHEAARLWAERDDGSRVQGETALREKPGRIRRVGLAPAGVEAMPEAVQAIQKAEMIVLGPGSLYSSVIPSFLPKGIQAAIRQSTAKLVYIANIMSERGETDGMDVFDHFQAIEKHLGRKPNVVLVNNARIPEELLRRYRAEGQQPVRFNPQPFEGLGVRIIAEDFLEPGFAQHDPAQLVRVLMGLLR; from the coding sequence ATGACCGAGAAGAGCAAGCCAAACGGCCTACGCACACTGGCCCAGGGCCTCTGGGCACACCCAGCCGACGACCGGTTTCTGAGCGCGCTGCGCTGGCTTCTTCCGGGCATGCGGGTCAAGCGCTACGCCCTGGTGGCTCTTCTGGGTCTGCTTGGGATGTTCGTGGGGGTGGTGCATCTTTCCTGGCACACCACGCTCATCCCCTGGTTCTTGCAGCTCGTGCGCTGGACAGGCTACCTCAACCTGCCCTTGTGGCTTTCGGGGGGGGCGTGGCTTCTTGCGGGGTTGGTGCTTTTTCTGCTGGGGCTGCGCTGGATGAACCGCAGCATGCTCTCGGCCATCACCGACCCGGGTTCGGTCTCCAAGCAGGTCTACATAAGGCGACGGCTCGAGGCGGGCCCCCGCATCGTGGCCCTGGGGGGTGGCACCGGGCTTTCCCGGGTGCTGCTGGGCCTCAAGCAGGAGACCGCCAACCTCACCGCCATCGTGGCCGTCACCGACGATGGGGGTTCCACCGGGCGGCTCAGGGTCTCCTTTGGCATACCTGCGGTGGGCGACCTGGTGGACTGCCTGGCCGCGCTTTCCGACGCCGAAGGCCTGCCCAAACTCATGCAGTACCGCTTTCAGCGAGGAGAAGAGCTCAAGGGCCATACCTTCGGCAACCTGATGCTGGTCTCGCTTTCGGAGCTCAACCAGGACTTCGCCCAGGCCATGCGCCAGGCCAACCAGGTGCTGCGCCTGCGAGGGGCGGTCTGGCCCGCTACCCACGAGGCCGCGCGGCTTTGGGCCGAGCGGGACGACGGCAGCCGGGTGCAGGGCGAGACCGCGCTGCGGGAAAAGCCGGGCCGCATCCGCCGGGTGGGGCTGGCCCCCGCGGGGGTAGAGGCCATGCCAGAGGCAGTGCAGGCCATTCAGAAAGCCGAGATGATCGTGCTGGGCCCCGGCAGCCTTTACTCCAGCGTGATTCCCAGTTTTCTACCCAAGGGGATTCAGGCAGCCATTCGGCAGTCCACCGCCAAACTGGTCTACATCGCCAACATCATGAGCGAACGGGGCGAAACCGATGGAATGGACGTCTTTGACCACTTCCAGGCAATAGAAAAACACCTGGGTCGCAAGCCCAACGTGGTCCTGGTCAACAATGCCCGCATCCCTGAGGAGCTTCTCCGGCGCTACCGGGCCGAAGGGCAGCAGCCGGTGCGCTTCAACCCCCAGCCCTTTGAAGGGCTGGGGGTGCGGATCATAGCCGAGGACTTCCTGGAGCCCGGCTTCGCCCAGCACGACCCTGCCCAGCTGGTCAGGGTACTGATGGGTCTGCTCCGGTGA
- the rapZ gene encoding RNase adapter RapZ produces MRFVVLSGQSGAGLTSARMAMEDLGYFSVDNLPPQLWRALLETVQPQGIEKVAVVLDIRARALLFGVEDALAALKPFIIYLEARPDVLLKRYNLSRRLHPLGMGNLLREVEQERQALAPLRDRADLVIDTSERTPRQLKEALEAALGEEESFLLRLLSFGFKWGPPQDADLVLDVRSLPNPHYVPNLKARPGTDPEVATYVFSNKENEAFYRTLLATIGLSAEGARKGGRAAYTVAIGCTGGQHRSVAVVERLGQELSGRFRVESEHRDLEKALIGERA; encoded by the coding sequence ATGCGGTTCGTGGTGCTTAGCGGGCAAAGCGGAGCAGGGCTTACCTCAGCCCGGATGGCGATGGAAGACCTGGGGTATTTCTCGGTGGACAACCTGCCCCCTCAGCTTTGGAGGGCCCTCCTCGAGACCGTGCAGCCCCAGGGCATCGAGAAGGTAGCGGTGGTGCTGGATATTCGGGCTCGAGCCCTGCTCTTTGGGGTAGAGGACGCCCTGGCTGCGCTCAAGCCCTTCATAATCTACCTCGAGGCCCGCCCGGATGTCCTTTTGAAGCGCTACAACCTCTCGCGCCGGCTGCACCCTCTGGGCATGGGCAACCTGCTGCGGGAGGTCGAGCAGGAGCGGCAGGCCCTGGCCCCCCTGCGGGACCGGGCCGATTTGGTGATTGACACCTCCGAGCGCACCCCCCGCCAGCTCAAGGAGGCCCTCGAGGCCGCCTTGGGGGAGGAAGAGAGCTTCCTGCTCAGGCTGCTATCCTTCGGCTTCAAGTGGGGCCCCCCCCAGGACGCCGACCTGGTGCTGGATGTGCGTTCCCTCCCCAACCCCCACTACGTCCCTAACCTCAAGGCCCGGCCCGGCACCGACCCCGAAGTGGCGACCTATGTTTTTTCCAACAAGGAAAACGAGGCCTTCTACCGCACCTTGCTTGCCACCATCGGCCTTTCCGCCGAGGGAGCCCGCAAGGGCGGACGTGCGGCTTATACTGTGGCCATCGGGTGCACCGGGGGGCAACACCGCAGCGTTGCAGTGGTGGAGCGGCTTGGCCAGGAACTCTCAGGGCGCTTTCGCGTGGAATCGGAACACCGCGACCTGGAAAAGGCCCTGATAGGCGAGAGGGCATGA
- a CDS encoding FKBP-type peptidyl-prolyl cis-trans isomerase — protein MRRYLLLAGVVLALGAGAYFLLGQRQAAGGLCARPPAAAAGLTNEGITTLRLEDLKEGQGPQAITSNTVRVHYIGRLVDGTEFDSSCRPGRTPFEFTLGAGQVIPGWDSGLVGMRAGGQRRLFIPAHLAYGERSPSPNIPPNSALIFDVELLEIR, from the coding sequence ATGAGACGTTACCTTCTTCTGGCCGGGGTGGTTTTGGCCCTTGGGGCAGGGGCCTACTTTCTCCTGGGCCAGCGCCAGGCAGCGGGCGGCCTCTGTGCCCGGCCCCCGGCAGCGGCCGCGGGCCTGACCAACGAGGGCATAACCACCCTCCGGCTGGAAGACCTCAAGGAGGGCCAGGGTCCCCAGGCCATCACCTCCAACACCGTGCGGGTCCACTACATCGGGCGGCTGGTCGACGGCACGGAGTTCGACTCCTCCTGCCGCCCCGGGCGCACCCCCTTCGAGTTCACCCTGGGGGCGGGCCAGGTAATCCCAGGCTGGGACTCGGGCCTGGTAGGGATGCGGGCGGGAGGGCAGCGCCGTCTTTTCATCCCGGCCCACCTGGCCTACGGCGAGCGCAGCCCGAGCCCCAACATACCCCCCAACTCGGCCCTCATCTTCGATGTGGAGCTTTTGGAAATCCGCTAG
- a CDS encoding WD40 repeat domain-containing protein has protein sequence MRTGLALILGLSLALAAPPAQLLSGHRAPVGAVAVGPDGRLALGADAYVQLYHPSGRFQRTLVHPDTVRALDFAPDGTLLSASADAALRLWRPDGKGPPRVFRGHRDQVWAARFSPDGRQFASGGADGALRLWQPEGQSQALELGRGFVYGVAFAPGGRLLAGGGQDGLVLWSPAEGRHLPLLTPASVRALAWGPQYLASGDREGFVRFWEPTGRFAGQFLGHRLAVSALAWGPGGLLSGGQDGRIVLWAGERARWVLRGSPVLSLAAGGEGFLSGHDDGRARLWRWGGELLATLEPPAASVSALAYQPGGALLASGGWEGEVWLWDPRGRPVRRLEGAGLEITALAFSPDGQYLAAGSRDGWVRLYQVESGRLVQALAAHGEGVGALAFTPDGRSLATGGRDRLVGLWDWRRGERRLEFRAHESHLTGLAFVQGGRRLASASSDESLAFWALSPEGVRLERRIKTPSGLHGLALSPDGRTLATAGRDGAVRLWEARTGALLRTLRGHTEAVRALAFAPDGQRLASVGWDKTLYLWSVQGDLLGTTPGFVRPLYAVAWGGLLAVGGGTLDHGGTIALFRP, from the coding sequence GTGCGCACAGGGCTTGCCTTGATTCTGGGGCTTTCGCTGGCGCTGGCCGCCCCGCCCGCGCAGCTCCTTTCCGGCCATCGGGCCCCGGTGGGGGCCGTGGCGGTGGGCCCGGATGGGCGGCTGGCCCTGGGGGCCGACGCCTACGTGCAGCTTTACCACCCCTCTGGGCGCTTCCAGCGCACTTTGGTTCACCCCGATACTGTTCGTGCGCTGGACTTTGCCCCCGACGGCACCCTTCTGAGCGCCTCGGCTGACGCTGCTCTTCGGCTCTGGCGCCCGGATGGCAAAGGACCTCCGCGGGTGTTTCGGGGGCACCGCGACCAGGTCTGGGCGGCCCGCTTCAGCCCCGATGGGCGGCAATTTGCCAGCGGTGGGGCCGACGGGGCGCTGCGGCTTTGGCAGCCCGAGGGCCAAAGCCAGGCCCTCGAGCTAGGACGCGGCTTCGTCTACGGGGTGGCCTTTGCCCCAGGGGGGCGCCTGCTGGCCGGGGGTGGGCAGGATGGTCTGGTGCTGTGGAGCCCAGCCGAGGGCCGCCACCTCCCCCTTCTGACCCCGGCCTCGGTGCGGGCCCTGGCCTGGGGACCCCAGTACCTGGCCAGCGGCGACCGTGAGGGGTTCGTTCGGTTTTGGGAGCCGACGGGCCGCTTTGCAGGGCAGTTCCTCGGCCATCGGCTGGCGGTGAGCGCGCTGGCCTGGGGACCTGGGGGGCTGCTGAGCGGGGGGCAGGATGGACGGATCGTCCTCTGGGCGGGGGAGAGGGCCCGTTGGGTCCTTCGTGGAAGTCCGGTGTTGAGTCTGGCAGCGGGAGGGGAGGGCTTTTTGAGCGGTCACGACGATGGGCGGGCCCGGCTTTGGCGCTGGGGAGGGGAGTTGCTGGCGACCCTCGAGCCCCCCGCGGCCTCGGTGTCGGCGCTGGCCTACCAACCCGGTGGGGCTCTGCTGGCCAGCGGGGGCTGGGAAGGGGAGGTCTGGCTTTGGGACCCTCGGGGCCGGCCGGTGCGCAGGCTCGAGGGGGCCGGGCTGGAGATCACAGCCCTTGCCTTCAGCCCAGACGGGCAGTACCTGGCCGCGGGCAGCCGCGATGGGTGGGTGCGCCTCTACCAGGTGGAAAGCGGACGGCTGGTGCAGGCCCTGGCGGCGCACGGGGAGGGGGTAGGGGCGCTGGCCTTCACCCCCGACGGGCGGAGTCTGGCCACCGGCGGGCGCGACCGGCTGGTGGGCCTTTGGGACTGGAGGAGGGGGGAGCGGCGGCTCGAGTTCCGCGCCCACGAGTCCCACCTCACCGGGCTGGCCTTCGTTCAGGGAGGCCGTCGCCTGGCCAGCGCCAGCAGCGACGAGAGCCTGGCTTTCTGGGCCCTGTCCCCCGAGGGGGTGCGGCTGGAACGCCGGATCAAGACCCCCTCCGGCCTCCACGGCCTGGCCCTGAGCCCCGACGGACGCACCCTGGCCACCGCCGGCCGCGATGGAGCCGTAAGGCTTTGGGAGGCTCGGACCGGTGCCCTTCTCCGCACGCTAAGAGGCCATACCGAGGCGGTCCGGGCTCTGGCCTTTGCCCCCGATGGACAGAGGCTGGCCAGCGTGGGCTGGGACAAAACCCTATATCTTTGGAGCGTGCAGGGCGACCTCTTGGGGACCACCCCTGGCTTCGTCCGCCCCCTTTATGCCGTGGCCTGGGGCGGCCTTCTGGCGGTGGGGGGCGGCACCCTGGACCATGGCGGGACCATCGCCCTGTTCAGGCCCTAA
- a CDS encoding cobalamin-binding protein: protein MRLVSLTCSNTEIIWSLGLLDRLVGVDDNSDFPPEVARLPRVGPDLQVDLDKVEALRPDLVLASLSVPGMERVVEGLVQRGIPHLVLDPQSLEGVYEDILQVARALGVEARGRQVVEAMQERIHRARALLPAWERPPRVMVEWWPKPMIAAGRDSWVTQMLEALGAQNAFAHLPVRSKPLSPAEVEAAQPDVVVVAWCGARRLRPELVLRRGLDIPAVRRQQVFALEEAYLGRPGPRLAEGVERLARLLASGGGPWP, encoded by the coding sequence ATGCGCCTGGTGAGCCTCACCTGCTCCAACACCGAGATCATCTGGTCCCTCGGCCTTCTAGACCGGCTGGTAGGGGTAGATGACAACTCAGACTTCCCCCCCGAGGTGGCCCGGCTGCCCCGGGTGGGGCCAGACCTCCAGGTAGACCTCGACAAGGTAGAGGCCCTGCGGCCCGACCTGGTGCTGGCCAGCCTGAGCGTACCGGGGATGGAGCGCGTGGTGGAGGGGCTGGTACAGCGCGGCATTCCCCACCTGGTGCTCGATCCCCAAAGCCTGGAGGGGGTCTACGAGGACATCCTGCAGGTGGCCCGGGCGCTTGGGGTAGAAGCCCGGGGGAGGCAGGTGGTGGAGGCTATGCAGGAGCGGATTCACCGGGCCAGGGCGCTCCTGCCAGCCTGGGAGCGCCCCCCCAGGGTGATGGTGGAGTGGTGGCCCAAGCCCATGATCGCCGCCGGGCGGGATAGCTGGGTCACCCAGATGCTGGAGGCCCTGGGGGCGCAGAACGCTTTTGCCCATCTGCCGGTGCGCTCCAAGCCCCTGAGCCCCGCTGAGGTGGAGGCCGCCCAGCCCGATGTGGTGGTGGTGGCCTGGTGCGGGGCCCGGCGGCTCAGACCAGAACTGGTGCTGCGCCGGGGGCTGGATATTCCGGCGGTGCGAAGGCAGCAGGTTTTCGCCCTGGAGGAGGCCTACCTAGGCCGGCCAGGCCCCAGGCTGGCCGAAGGGGTGGAGCGGCTGGCCCGGCTTTTGGCCTCTGGAGGTGGGCCGTGGCCCTGA